In the bacterium genome, GGAACGGAAACGGCGCCAGCCACCGCCTTAATGAGATCTAAGTCGTAACCCTCCATGGTGCCATCCTTATCGATGGAAGTAAGCAAAATTTCTCCCGCTCCGCGACACTCCATTTCCCTTGCCCAGTGAACCGCCGATATTCCGGAATTTTCCAGTCCACGATTTTTAAAGACAACATAATCGTTACCGACCTTTTTTGCGTCCATGGATAATACTACGCATTGACTGCCGAAAGTTCTCGCCGCCAAAGCGACGAATTCCGGGTTTTGCAACGCCTCGCTGTTCACGGCTATTTTATCCGCCCCTATTTTCAATAACATTCCGATGTCATCCAAGGAATGAATGCCACCGCCGATAGTCAGCGGCATAAAACATTCCTTCGCGATTCCCTGAACAATTTCAAAAGCCGGTGGGCGGTGTTCTTCGGTAGCCTTTAAATCAATAAAAATTAATTCATCCACGTTCCGGCTGTTATAAACTCTCGCCATCTGTATGGGATTGCCAAGATTCCTTAATCCATCGAATTTGATTGTTTTGACAAGATTAATCCCATTAAACAGCATGCATGGGATAACTCTGGTTTTAAGCATACTCAGTAATTTGTTTTAAAAAATTTTCTAAAAACTTCCATCCGCTATGTTGGCTTTTCTCCGGATGAAACTGCGCGGCGAAAATATTATCGCGTTGAATGCCGGCGGCAAACCTTTCTCCGTAATCGCAGGTTGCGGAAATAATCGCGATGTCGTCGGGGCGGACACAATAACTGTGGACAAAATAAAAATTTTTATCCTCAATACCGTCAAAAAGACGGCTGTTCCCATTAACCGGTTCAACATTGTCCCAGCCGACATGAGGTAGCCGCAAACTTCCGGCATCCAGCTTAACGGTTTTGCCTTTAATAAAACCCAACCCGCGCGTTTCTCCGAACTCATAACCGACATCTGTCAGTAGCTGCATGCCAAGACAAATGCCTAAAAACGGAACTTTCTCCTCCAGCACTCTTTGAGCTAAAATGTCCGCCAAACCGAAACGCTTAAGATTCTCCATTCCGTCCCCAAACGCGCCTACTCCGGGAAGCACTAAGAAATCCGCGCGGGAAATTTCATCTTGTTTGCGGGAAACGACAACCGATGCGCCGATTTTTTCGAATGTTTTCGCAACCGAAGCAACATTGCCCATCTCATAATCAATGATGATGCCGTTAAGCACTTTCATTGTCATAATTTACTTTAACTAAATTCCCGGCAATATCCCGTAAAAACTTTCCGTGAGAATCCTTTTTGAAAATCTGCGGATTGGTAAAAGAATCCATAACGGCATCAATCTCCTCCTTGCTCATGCCGGAATATTCCGAAAATTCTTTAACTCCGTAATACGGATACTTGCCGTCATACTTTCGGACCAACTCCATTCCCTCTTCCCTGGTAATCCGGCCATTCCTAATGTCCAAGCAGGCATGATCCGTAGCCCTGCAAAAACCGTATTTGAGAAATTTCAAATAATCGTGGACGCCAACCGTACCCTCATCCAGATTTTCATAATTGGTGTATGTTCCCTCAACCGGTCCGTCTTCCTTAACGGCAAATCCGTATCGCTTGACGATTTCATTTTGCTTTCTTGCGTCCCACTTAAAGTAATAGCCCAGGAATAGCCCGGTCGCGCCGACCCGTTTTAACTCATTGTCGCTCGGGTAAGAATACGCGAGCAGATCTTTTTTGGTAATCCCGCCGACGCCAATCATGTCATCCACTCTGTTTCCCAAAAGTCCGCCGAATTCCTCAAGCCAGCGCCGGTCAAGATAATTTTTCTCGGTGGCGGACGCCGGTCCCCCATATTCCAACTGGGAATTTTCCCCCCAAATAATCAGAGGGACATTATACTGGACAGCGGTCCGGACCGGAATCGTAAAAATACCGATGTGATTGGGCCATTCGTTGTCGCCGACCCGTTTAAAGGCCTCGATGGCCATTTTCTTGTATACATCCGGATTTTTTTTGAAATAAACGAAGTCGCAGCCGAATGTCCGGATATTCTCCCGATTTTTTCTTCCCAATTCCGTAATATGGGTCTGCTCGAAAGAAACCAGCAGTGGATTCAGACCGTACACTTTTTTCATCACATAAACCTGGTAATGGCTATCCTTGCCGCCACTGACCGGAATAATGCAATCGTAATTGCTGCCGTCTTTGGAGCGGTATGTTTCAATAATGGCTTCAAATTCTTTTTTCCTCGCTTCCCAGTCAATGCCGGTTTCTTTCTTTACAGCCGACAGGCAGGCATCGCAAACTCCGGCCTGATCAAAAAATAAATCCGGCTTTGTATTGGGCATGACGCATTTTTTGCAGTAGGTGATTTTAGTCATACGATTTTTGCATGCCTCTCTAGTAACCAGATACTCACGCCTACGTTCACGACGAGCTTATATTTTCTTCAATAAAAACATCTCGTCCACATTATTACCATTCACGTATTTATATTTTTCTCTTTTTACCAATCTGAGATTTGGAAACAAATCCAGATACATTTGGACGAAATCTCTTTTCCAAAGCCGGTCCTTATGGCCGCGGTAATCAATCGCCTGAGGTTTTTCCGAAAAATACTCCATCCCCCAGATATATTTCTTGCTGGTCCGATAAATTTCCCGCATGGCTTTTTTGAGATCCTTCGGAGCAATATGAATCAAAACTCCGGAGGTGAATACCAAATCAAAATAATCATCCTTAAAAGGAATATCAAAAGCGCTTCCCTGGATAATATTGATTCCTTTCGTGTGCGTTTGAGCTATCGCAACGGCGACGTTAAAAATTTCCACTCCGTAAAGATTTTGATGGCCTTGTGATTGCAAAAGTGCCAATTGGTTTCCGACGCTGCTCCCAACCTCCAGGATATTATTCAACTTCAATGTACCCAAAAACCGGGTATTCATTACCGATCTGGACAGCCCGTATTCTTTCATATAAAGGTCGTCTAATTCCCTGTTGGTGAACAGGTTCCTTTCTATGTACCCTTTGTCAAAATCCGATTGCCAAAATTTTTCCTGGTCAGTGAATTTTCTATTTTTCATATAATACGATGATAACCAACAATTGCCCGCAATGCAAAATTCTACCGCATCACGCATCGGACTTTTTTATAACGATTTCATATATGACGGCGCCATACTCAACGCGATAGTCCTCTTTTTACTTACTATCAATCTCAGCTTCGAGTACTGACCAACAATCAACGTCCCGATAGCCGCGCGGCATCCGGAACGCGTCGCGGCGACGCCCTTCAAAAACCCAGTTTAGTTTACGCATGATGGCGTTAAAGACCGGGTGCGCCGATTCAGCCCATAACCGATGAAGCTTTAAAACTTTAAATGCCAGCTTGGTCGCGAGAATAATTGCTTCAGTCGCATAGCCCTTGCCCCAGACGCTCCGATCGCCAATCATAATCGAAAGCTCGGCGCTCTTGTTTTCCTTGTCGATAGCGATAATAAAGATATTCCCAATATGTTTCTCCCCATCTTTAATGAACACGGCAAAATGGCGATCGGGCGACTGTCGCGTTGACGCGATAAAATCCCTTACGTCCTTAAGCGAAAATTTTTTTCCTCGCCGTCGGGTGTAAAGCTGAACCTTGGCGTCGTTTAACCAGTGAACATACCTCAGTGTCGCCTCAGCCGGTGATAATTCCCTTAACCCGAGCCGCTCACTGGCAATAAGATACGTTGAATGCTTTTTCATTTTTTGGACGACGCCTCGCAAGAAGACAAGGCAGTAATGAAGATTACTTATTTCCGCAGAATCGCTTCCGCGCGATCAAAATCTTCAGGGTAATCAATATCAACATTTTCATCATTGTCCATGATGAGCGGCAGTAACTTATCGGCGACAACCTGCCGCATCAGGATATTGGTGCGCGTCAAATATATCGCCCCGTTTTCTTTGAACAGCGGCTTTGACATTTGGCGGTTTTCCAACTTTCGCGGATACAGACGCTCGTAGCCACCCTCAACCTCAACCCAAAAATGTCCCTTATCGTATGTGCCGCTGACAACCGAGTCGGCATCGTTTGCCAGCGCCAGATCCACGGCTTGCTGTATCCGCTCGGTTTTCAATAAGGGCGAAGTCGGATACACCAAGAGGACGTAATCCGGACTATATCCTTCCTTACGCTTCAGCTCTTTCACCGCGTGCTGCAACACCGGCAGCGTCGCGACCTCATCGGTCGCAAGTTCCATCGGACGGATAAAGGGTACCTCGGCACCGAACTTTTTTGCCACCTCGGCAATTTCCTTGTCTTCGGTGCTCACAATGACCCGGTCAATGCCTTTCACTTTTTTTACGGAGGCGATGATGTAGCTGATCATCGGTTTTCCGGCGAGCAGCTTGATATTTTTTCTCGGCACCCCTTTTGAACCTCCCCGGGCCGGAATAACAACAATTATTTTCTTTTTATTTTTTTCCATATTTTAGTGATAAAGGTAATAATATTTTGAGTTGCGTTCATATTCGCATACTGTTTCTTCAGCACCGAGAGCGTACGCGCCGGCGGCGACCACTGTTTCCGGCGATAATACTCATCTAAGTAATCATATAAATCTTTTTTATGATAGATTGCCCGGCTCAATCCTCTTCGGTTACTCACCAACACATCATCCTTCGGATGAAGTCCCGGCTGATAGCTGATAACCGGCTTACCGGCAATGCTTGCTTCAAGCAGCACAATAGAATTTGTTCCGACAATCAGCGTTGCTTCGCTAAGTAATCGGTAAAGATCGGCATCCTTCACCACGCGAACCGGAACTTCGGGATAACGGGCGATAAGTTCATCGTACTTCCCTTCCTCTTCCTTCGGATGCAACTTCACGATAACAGGTCCGTAATCCTTCCATTGTGCGTATCCGAGCACGTCTTCCAGCACCTGAAATTCGTTGAAGGGATACGGATTGGGATGCAACGAAGAAAACGGTGTTGAAATATATAACAAATTTTTCGGGTGTTTTGTTTTTGTACGGATTTTTTTTATGCTTGCCTCAAGAGCCGGGTTTCCTGTAATCGCGATTGCCCCGGCGGGAACGCCGAGTTCCAATAATTCGCGCTTCATCACGCGGTCAATCACGCAAATGTCATCC is a window encoding:
- a CDS encoding imidazole glycerol phosphate synthase cyclase subunit, which encodes MLKTRVIPCMLFNGINLVKTIKFDGLRNLGNPIQMARVYNSRNVDELIFIDLKATEEHRPPAFEIVQGIAKECFMPLTIGGGIHSLDDIGMLLKIGADKIAVNSEALQNPEFVALAARTFGSQCVVLSMDAKKVGNDYVVFKNRGLENSGISAVHWAREMECRGAGEILLTSIDKDGTMEGYDLDLIKAVAGAVSVPVIASGGAGKVQDIIDAVLVGHADAVSLASMFHYSGHTANSIKQRMWDAGIPVRMV
- the hisH gene encoding imidazole glycerol phosphate synthase subunit HisH, whose translation is MTMKVLNGIIIDYEMGNVASVAKTFEKIGASVVVSRKQDEISRADFLVLPGVGAFGDGMENLKRFGLADILAQRVLEEKVPFLGICLGMQLLTDVGYEFGETRGLGFIKGKTVKLDAGSLRLPHVGWDNVEPVNGNSRLFDGIEDKNFYFVHSYCVRPDDIAIISATCDYGERFAAGIQRDNIFAAQFHPEKSQHSGWKFLENFLKQITEYA
- a CDS encoding N-acetyl sugar amidotransferase — translated: MTYCKKCVMPNTKPDLFFDQAGVCDACLSAVKKETGIDWEARKKEFEAIIETYRSKDGSNYDCIIPVSGGKDSHYQVYVMKKVYGLNPLLVSFEQTHITELGRKNRENIRTFGCDFVYFKKNPDVYKKMAIEAFKRVGDNEWPNHIGIFTIPVRTAVQYNVPLIIWGENSQLEYGGPASATEKNYLDRRWLEEFGGLLGNRVDDMIGVGGITKKDLLAYSYPSDNELKRVGATGLFLGYYFKWDARKQNEIVKRYGFAVKEDGPVEGTYTNYENLDEGTVGVHDYLKFLKYGFCRATDHACLDIRNGRITREEGMELVRKYDGKYPYYGVKEFSEYSGMSKEEIDAVMDSFTNPQIFKKDSHGKFLRDIAGNLVKVNYDNESA
- a CDS encoding methyltransferase domain-containing protein, with product MKNRKFTDQEKFWQSDFDKGYIERNLFTNRELDDLYMKEYGLSRSVMNTRFLGTLKLNNILEVGSSVGNQLALLQSQGHQNLYGVEIFNVAVAIAQTHTKGINIIQGSAFDIPFKDDYFDLVFTSGVLIHIAPKDLKKAMREIYRTSKKYIWGMEYFSEKPQAIDYRGHKDRLWKRDFVQMYLDLFPNLRLVKREKYKYVNGNNVDEMFLLKKI
- a CDS encoding GNAT family protein, with amino-acid sequence MKKHSTYLIASERLGLRELSPAEATLRYVHWLNDAKVQLYTRRRGKKFSLKDVRDFIASTRQSPDRHFAVFIKDGEKHIGNIFIIAIDKENKSAELSIMIGDRSVWGKGYATEAIILATKLAFKVLKLHRLWAESAHPVFNAIMRKLNWVFEGRRRDAFRMPRGYRDVDCWSVLEAEIDSK
- a CDS encoding acylneuraminate cytidylyltransferase family protein, whose amino-acid sequence is MEKNKKKIIVVIPARGGSKGVPRKNIKLLAGKPMISYIIASVKKVKGIDRVIVSTEDKEIAEVAKKFGAEVPFIRPMELATDEVATLPVLQHAVKELKRKEGYSPDYVLLVYPTSPLLKTERIQQAVDLALANDADSVVSGTYDKGHFWVEVEGGYERLYPRKLENRQMSKPLFKENGAIYLTRTNILMRQVVADKLLPLIMDNDENVDIDYPEDFDRAEAILRK